The DNA window TAAGTGAAGGGGCATTTATTGATGCTCTTCCCCTATCTTCAGGAGATGGAGGAGACTTAAAAATAAATGCGAATGATCTAGTTGAGCTAAGAGGAACAAGTCCTGATGGTTCAATTCCCAGTGGCTTATTTGCTGAAATAGGGCCACAGGTTGCTGGAAACAGCGGTAATTTATCTATCAAGACGCGAAAGTTACGAATAATAGATGGAAGTCAGGTGTCAGTTGTTAATTCGGGGCTAGGAGATGCAGGGAACATATTTATCAATGCCTCAGATTTCGTGGAAATAGTCCAGGCAAAACGACCCGAAGTAGTTATCCCCACTGGTATATTTGCTCAAGTAATAAGTCAAGGAGATGGGGGTGGAATCTTCATAAAAACACAGAAATTTACCCTTCTCAATGGTGCCCAAGTTTCTACTGGTATTTTTGGTAGTGGAAAGGGTGGAGACATAAGTATCAAAGCATTAGACTCAGTTAGATTAGTCGGATCAGCACAGTTTCTAGGTAGAGAATTTTCAAGTGGCCTTTTTTCTTTAGTTGAATTTGAAGGTACTGGCGATGCAGGGAATATTTCCGTTGAGGCAAAACAGATATCTACTACAAGCGGAGCACAGATAACGACTAGTTCACGTAACATCGGTAATGCTGGCTCAATATCTCTAAAAGCTGATTCTATTCTTTTTAGTGGAGCTGGCATTGAAAAAACAAGTGGTGCATTTGTTTCTGCACAACCAGGTTCGATTCGTGATGCTGGAGAGTTGAAAGTTACTGCAGATGATCTGACTGTTGAAAATTACGCTCAACTTTCTGCAATCAATTCTGGTATCGGTAATGGAGGTATTATCGCAATTGATGTAGATATCTTAAATATTCGCGATGGAGGTAGAGTTAGAGCAACTTCTTTAGTTACTGAAAATGCTCCAACAAATAATAGAGGACCTGGCGGATCCATAATGATAAATGCGTCAAGCTCTGTGAATATATCAGGCAGCACTACCTTTGCGAATCAGGTGATAAACAGTACATTATCTACTGAAGCACAAGGCACTGGACGGGCTGGCGACATAACAGTTAATACGAGCAAACTGCTCGTAAACAATGGCGGCACCATTTCAGTATCCACATTAGAGTCAGGGAAAGCAGGTGAAATCAATATTAATGCGAATAATCTAGTATTTCTTTCTGGTGAAGCCAGTGGTGTATTCGCCAATACCACTGGTCAAGGTCGTGGAGGAGATATTAGCGTAATTACCGATCAATTCCATATCCAGGACAATGCCACTATCGATACACGCACTACTGCTAGTGGTATCGGTGGAAACATCTTTATAAAAGCAAATCGATTCGAAGCCACACAAAACGGCAGATTATTAACTACAACTGCAGGTAAAAAAAGAGCTGGGAACATCACACTAGAGATTCGTGATGATTTGATCTTAAAAGGTCAGGGTAGCGGCTTATTTGCAAATACTGGCCCCAACTCAAGTGGACCAGGCGGCAACATCTTCATCGATCCACGTACTGTTAGCATTCTAAATGGAGCAGGGATTGCTGTTGACAGCCAAGGCTCTGGGATCGGAGGAAATATTTTCCTTGAAGCTGGGAGACTTAATTTATCAAATCAAGCTTTTATCTCTGCCGAAACCTTGAATAGTCAAGGTGGAAATATTCGTTTGAATATAGCCAACTTGCTCCTGCTACAAGGTAGAAGTAATATTACAGCAACTGCTGGTCGCAACCAAAACAGCGGTGATGGCGGCAATATTGACATCAACGCTTTACTTATAGCCGCTTTTCCAGATGAAAACAGCGATATATCCGCCAATGCCTTCACGGGGCGGGGGGGCAATGTCACTATCAATACTCAAGGTCTTTTTGGCCTCGAAGCCAGAGACGAACCTACTCCCTTGAGTGATATCACAGCAAGTTCTGAGTTTGGATTCAGTGGCGAAGTTACTTTAAATACCCCTGAAACGGATCCAGATCAAGGTTTAGTTGACTTACCTACAGGTCTAGTACGCCCACAGATAAACCAACGGTGTTCACCTGGTGCTCCTGTTGAATCATCCAGTAGCTTTATAAACAGCGGTCGAGGTGGCTTGCCACCTCGACCAAATGTGCCCAGTGACTCAATCACCATTTGGGAAGATCTACGCTCTCCCCCCCATTCCAAGGCCCTTCAGAAAACGGATCAGAACGAGGTACGAACTCGACCTAACAAGATACTGGAAGCGCAAGGATGGCGGAGAACGGCTACAGGCCAGATACATTTAGTTTCTCAAGGGGCATCGACAACTGTACCCCAGGCAAATTTAACTGTCTGTTTACCAGCTGCTCAGTAACCTAGCACCCTATAGGTCATGGCTAAGCACAAACTTTTCCAACCTTCAAATCACATCAAGCTGATCAAACAAGGAATACGTTTCGGAATTAGTTGTTTGCTAGGGCTTTGGATTGGAGTTTCAAGCCCTATACTCCTGGGTGATTTTTCGATCCAGGCTCAACAAACTCCAGCATTTAAACAGCTCCAAATTGGCACATCACACTACCAACGTAAGCAATATAATCAAGCCGCAACTGCTTGGGAGAAGGCTGCCCAGCAGTTTGCCAATCAAGGTGATTTGCTAAAGCAAAGTATGGCCTTGACCTATCTTTCACTCGCACAACAGCATAGACAGCAGTGGTCTGCCGCCAAAACAACAATCACTCAGAGTCTCGAGCAGCTCCAGGATATTGAACCAAAACAACAATCATCTCAATGGTTACATCTCTATGCTCAGGCACATAATGCTTATGGTCGATTACAACAAGCTTTAGGACGCCCTGAACTTGCTTTAACTCATTGGCAACAAGCTACGCAATTTTACCAAGAACTAAATGATCCGGTAGGAGTTAGAGGAAGTTTAATCAATCAAGCCTTGGCACAGGAAGCAGCAGGATTATACCGGCCAGCTTGTAAAACTCTCATACGTGCCATGAACCTTACGCTCTCATGTGATGTGGATGATGACTCAATTTTGACAGAGCTTCAACAGCAATTCATGGCTCATCCTGATCCTAAAATTCAGGTAATAGGTTTACGAAATCTTAGTAATGTATTGCGACAAATAGGGAGCCTTGCAAAATCACAATCCTTGCTAAAAATAAGCTTGGATCTCGTACTGCCCTTACAATCTCCAGACCTCGAGAGTGCTATTTACTTAAGCCTTGCAGAAACTGAGAGAGCTTTATATCAACAGGCTCTCCAGCAGTCTTTGGAAGTAGGTGAGCTAAAGAATCAATCCCTGCTAAACGATTCCTTAGCACATTACGAGCAAGCCATACGTACTGCCCAGTTAGTTTCAAAAGCAGAGTTCAAACCTGCTACGCAACTACTTGTCATCCAAGGACAACTTCAAACCTTGAGTCTACTTCTCGATTGGCAAACCAGCCTTGATTTCCCCCTGACCCAATCCTCATCCCAACCCCAAAAACTAGCCAAACAGATTCTTGATGGACCATTAGTTAATATGCCAGCTAGCAGAGCTGTCGTATACGCTCAACTTAATCTAGCAAAGAGTTTGTTCCGTCTTGGAAAAATTCAACCTTCAAAATCATGGAGTGAGCGAAGTATCCAATGGGTAACTACTGCACATCAGATGGCTGTGAAGTTGGACGATAACCGTGCAACTTCTGAAGCCCATGGGCTTTTAGGTACTTTTTATCAGCAGAAAGCTTCCTATGTAAAAGCACAAGCTGAGACTGAAGCTGCTCTTTCAATTGCCCAAGCAACACAGGCAAATGATTTAGCATATCAATGGCAATGGCAAATGGGTAAGATTCTGGATGCTCGGCAACAACCTCAACAAGCAATCCAATATTATCAATCAGCTATTCATACACTGCAAGGGCTCAGAAAAGACCTTGTCTTTCTTGCACCGGATGCCCAGCTCTCATTTCGAAATGGTGTTGAGCCTCTCTATCGGCAACTCGTCAATTTGCTTTTATCCTCTAATCCTGAAGCACAAAATTTGCAGCAAGCCCGGTCTGTAATTGATGCCTTACAGACTGTTGAAGTTGAAAACTTTCTACTTCAAACCTGTACCAAAGATCAACTAACAGAGATTGATCAGCTTATCGATCGCACTGAGGTCAACACTGCATTTATTTACACCATTTTTCTCAATGATCAGTTGGGAGTCATCCTAAAACTGCCCCACTCTGATGAACTACAACTCCATACTATTTCTGTCACAAAAGAGACTTTTGATAGCACTTTAGTTGAACTTGCTAGAATACTGCAGTTCAAGCTACCATCACGACTCTCTAAAATTCAGTCAGCTTCAAATCCTATCTATGAATGGTTGATCGCTCCAATTGAAGAAGAACTCATCAAAAATTAAATTAAAAATTTAGTATTTGTGCTGGATGGTCCTCTTCGTAACATCCCCATATCAGCACTTTATGATGGAAAGCAATTCCTGATAGAGAAATATGCCATTAGCACTAGCCCTGGCTTACAACTTCTGGGGCCAAAACCTTTGGATCGTCAGGCTTTACCCACATTGGTCGCAGGTTCCACGGATCCCATGCCTGACTTAGGCCTTAAAAGTCTACCAAAGGTATTAGTTGAGATAAAAAAGATTGCTGCTACTTTGGCTAAAACCGATATCTTACTTAACCAAGCTTTTACTCGTGATTCTCTTCAACGAAGTATTTTAGGTAAGCCAGCTCGAATTGTGCACATTGCTACACACGGACAGTTTAGTTCCCAGGCCAATCAGACCTATATCGTATCCGGGATTGGTGATCGCATCAATATCAATCAACTCGGTGATATTCTCAATAACCGTGATCAAGCACAATCACAACCTATAGAGCTGTTATTCTTAAGCGCATGCCAAACTTTAAAGAGTGATCCACAAGCTGCGCTAGGCATGGCAGGGATGGCTGTGCAATCAGGTGCACGAAGCACTATTGCCTCGTTGTGGTATGCCGATGATGAAGCTAGCGCGGAGCTTGTTGGTAAATTCTATGAGCATTTAATTGATCCGAAAGTGGCAACAAAAGCTGAGGCACTCCGTCTTGCTCAACTTGACTTGATAAATAACCCCCGATTTAATTTACCTGTGTATTGGGCACCATATGTTCTGCTAGGTAATTGGCTTTAGTAAAATACTTGTACCTCCAATAGGTAATGGTTGGATAGCAACTTTGATTACACTTTATCTAGTAATACAAATTACCCAGTTAAATGACCTGTATAGTTTGTCGAAATCGTTGAAGATAAGCCAATCATTGGAGTCAAACATTTCATCCCCACACGGAATTGGTATAAGTCATATTTTAGAAAGAAAAATTCCCCATATTAGGAGGGAGATTTGTTAGTACCTATCAGATTACCGAAACACATTCAATGGAAATTTTTAGACAATCATTTTTTCAGCGGCCATAATAATTCTTCTCTTCAAGAATCGAAAACCATGTTGTAGCAGTATGGAGGGTGATCGATAGATTAGTATATTACTCATTACTCCACCAAAAGCACTAGTAAGATGGAAAACACTGCGGCAAATTTGGTTTTGTTTTACAAACAGGCGGATCACCATCAAAGGGGTCAGTATATGAATGCGCCTGTGCTGACTTGTTACTGCTAGCTAAAGTAAAAGCCCATATAAATATAATAAAAATAAGAGCAGTCCTTGTTGCTTGATGAGTATAAGGATGTGTGAAAGTTATGATCATGATGTCATATCCCTAATGATTGAAAAATTGGCAAAAAACTAGTTCAGTTTCGTAAATAACTCAGTCACTGAAGTAGCGTTTTATGCGAATCATTTGAAATTGGTTGTTATAGGGTTTTTAAATGCAGTATTAGTCGTTTGAGGCCTTAACCGAGACTGTTTAGAGTAATGCGTAAGGGGTTTGCGGAGCAATGGAGCAATAAACAATATTAAGGCTGTAATCTTGACTCGACAACGCTTATAGGCCAATTTTTACCTCTTTACTATTTCTGCCCAGCTTAATTCCCAATTTTGGCCCAAGATTTGCCTCTGTGATTTATTCTGCGTAAACCGATATGGAGCAATACTAACGTTACTACGGTATGTTATTACGTTCCAACATAAAATATGTGGTAGTGTCGCAAAAATAGGGTGTTGGCCTACTGTCAGTGGTAATCTGGGGGGCCATGCTTCTTGTCTCTTCTGTCAATGAAAACTGCTGACCTATTCAAATGGCGTCATTATCAAGCTGAGATCATCCTGCTCAATGTCCGGTGGTATTGCCGCTACCCCCTCAGCTATCGTCACCTAGAAGAGATGATGATGGAGCGGGGATTGGAAGTGGATCACAGCACCATTAATCGGTGGGTTCTCAAATATTCCCCTGAATTGGACAAGCGCTGTCGTCGGCATCTCAAGCCGACCAATGACTCCTGGAGAGTTGACGAAACTTACGTCAAAATCCGCAAAAAGTGGCGCTACCTTTATCGAGCGGTTGACTCTGACGGCTACACCCTCGACTTTTTACTCACAGCAAAGCGGGATGCCAAGGCTGCAAAGCGCTTTCTGACCAAAGCATTGAATGCGCTTCATACCCATGCACCTCGGGTGATCAATGTAGATAAAAATCCAGCGTATCCCCCTGCTGTGGAGCAGTTACAGGAAGAGGAACGGATCCCTGAAGGAGAAAAAATACGGCAGGTCAAATATCTCAACAATATAGTGGAGCAAGATCATAGAGGCATCAAACGTCTTGTGAATCCTGGCATGGGTTTTGGCTCGTTCAATTCCGCCAGAAGA is part of the Acaryochloris sp. CCMEE 5410 genome and encodes:
- a CDS encoding filamentous hemagglutinin N-terminal domain-containing protein, whose translation is MKYPILFFWILVDSFMLCLCSLIDVEAQVLPDNTLPQNSRVIKKDNLIKIEGGSQRGQNLFHSFNSFSIIDNQTAHFNNSLFIKNIFSRVTSNKASMIDGTLKTNGTANLFFINPNGIIFGRNSSLETGGSFFGSTASSIIFDDNARFNTINPTQSLLTISAPIGLQFEKPSQAIRYQSTITQGLNEFVNPINRGLQVPDGKTLALLGGSVDVSGGLIFADKGNIELGSLNQGEQVRLVTQNQGWKVDYSNTLNFQDILFSERALVRSNGGDIQIRGKNVGIIGDAQIVSVATLNPGGDVFLNASQSLIMRGADTRLGTESIGTGDAGDVTVEAREIFISEGAFIDALPLSSGDGGDLKINANDLVELRGTSPDGSIPSGLFAEIGPQVAGNSGNLSIKTRKLRIIDGSQVSVVNSGLGDAGNIFINASDFVEIVQAKRPEVVIPTGIFAQVISQGDGGGIFIKTQKFTLLNGAQVSTGIFGSGKGGDISIKALDSVRLVGSAQFLGREFSSGLFSLVEFEGTGDAGNISVEAKQISTTSGAQITTSSRNIGNAGSISLKADSILFSGAGIEKTSGAFVSAQPGSIRDAGELKVTADDLTVENYAQLSAINSGIGNGGIIAIDVDILNIRDGGRVRATSLVTENAPTNNRGPGGSIMINASSSVNISGSTTFANQVINSTLSTEAQGTGRAGDITVNTSKLLVNNGGTISVSTLESGKAGEININANNLVFLSGEASGVFANTTGQGRGGDISVITDQFHIQDNATIDTRTTASGIGGNIFIKANRFEATQNGRLLTTTAGKKRAGNITLEIRDDLILKGQGSGLFANTGPNSSGPGGNIFIDPRTVSILNGAGIAVDSQGSGIGGNIFLEAGRLNLSNQAFISAETLNSQGGNIRLNIANLLLLQGRSNITATAGRNQNSGDGGNIDINALLIAAFPDENSDISANAFTGRGGNVTINTQGLFGLEARDEPTPLSDITASSEFGFSGEVTLNTPETDPDQGLVDLPTGLVRPQINQRCSPGAPVESSSSFINSGRGGLPPRPNVPSDSITIWEDLRSPPHSKALQKTDQNEVRTRPNKILEAQGWRRTATGQIHLVSQGASTTVPQANLTVCLPAAQ
- a CDS encoding CHAT domain-containing protein codes for the protein MKNLVFVLDGPLRNIPISALYDGKQFLIEKYAISTSPGLQLLGPKPLDRQALPTLVAGSTDPMPDLGLKSLPKVLVEIKKIAATLAKTDILLNQAFTRDSLQRSILGKPARIVHIATHGQFSSQANQTYIVSGIGDRININQLGDILNNRDQAQSQPIELLFLSACQTLKSDPQAALGMAGMAVQSGARSTIASLWYADDEASAELVGKFYEHLIDPKVATKAEALRLAQLDLINNPRFNLPVYWAPYVLLGNWL
- a CDS encoding IS6 family transposase; amino-acid sequence: MKTADLFKWRHYQAEIILLNVRWYCRYPLSYRHLEEMMMERGLEVDHSTINRWVLKYSPELDKRCRRHLKPTNDSWRVDETYVKIRKKWRYLYRAVDSDGYTLDFLLTAKRDAKAAKRFLTKALNALHTHAPRVINVDKNPAYPPAVEQLQEEERIPEGEKIRQVKYLNNIVEQDHRGIKRLVNPGMGFGSFNSARRTLKGYEAMNMIRKGQIKNVGKDDPMGQISFINQIFGVAA